The Entelurus aequoreus isolate RoL-2023_Sb linkage group LG23, RoL_Eaeq_v1.1, whole genome shotgun sequence genome has a window encoding:
- the LOC133640500 gene encoding histone H4 — protein MSGRGKGGKGLGKGGAKRHRKVLRDNIQGITKPAIRRLARRGGVKRISGLIYEETRGVLKVFLENVIRDAVTYTEHAKRKTVTAMDVVYALKRQGRTLYGFGG, from the coding sequence ATGTCTGGTAGAGGCAAAGGCGGCAAAGGTCTTGGCAAAGGAGGCGCCAAGCGTCACCGCAAAGTCTTACGGGACAACATCCAAGGTATCACCAAGCCAGCAATTCGTCGCCTGGCTCGTCGTGGTGGCGTCAAACGTATCTCCGGCTTGATCTACGAAGAGACCCGTGGGGTGTTGAAGGTGTTCTTGGAGAATGTCATCCGTGACGCTGTCACTTACACCGAACACGCCAAGAGGAAGACGGTGACTGCAATGGATGTTGTTTATGCCCTCAAGAGACAAGGACGTACTCTGTACGGCTTTGGAGGCTAA